From the Bacillus tuaregi genome, one window contains:
- a CDS encoding S41 family peptidase translates to MNRKWLAFLMAGSLLTGAGGTYAAIMFKMETIPLKQEQQTKLESDEQGQQSMPNQTIGEGNMDKIVQAYQLIKGNYIEEVKEEQLVEGAIQGMLTTLDDPYSVYMDKETARQFSQSLDSSFEGIGAEVSMVDGKIVIVSPFKDSPAEKAGIKPNDQILKVDGQSVEGLDLYEATLKIRGEKGTTVKLQIMRQGLKDPITVQVKRDEIPQITVYSKVKKQEEQSVGYIEITSFSEETAAEFKKQLKQLEKKNIDGLVIDVRGNPGGFLESVQEILKEFVTKEKPYMQIEKRNGEREKYFTTLNKEKTYPVAVLIDKGSASASEIMAGALQEAEGFTLIGEKTFGKGTVQQAVPMGDGSNIKLTLFKWLTPEGNWIHKKGIKPDLQVTQTELYHTHPLQLTEPLKKDMNNEQVKNAQQILLSLGYETGRKDGYFNKATETAVKAFQQENKLSVTGMIDDKTSAALEQKVMKELKKESNDLQLQAALKFIAQAAKREP, encoded by the coding sequence ATGAACCGGAAATGGTTAGCGTTTCTTATGGCAGGCTCCCTGCTGACAGGGGCCGGCGGGACATATGCAGCCATCATGTTTAAAATGGAAACGATACCGCTCAAGCAGGAGCAACAGACTAAATTAGAATCGGATGAACAGGGACAGCAGTCCATGCCTAACCAGACGATTGGGGAAGGCAATATGGATAAAATTGTCCAGGCCTACCAGCTCATCAAAGGAAATTATATCGAGGAAGTGAAGGAGGAGCAATTGGTCGAGGGTGCCATTCAGGGGATGCTCACGACCTTGGATGACCCTTATTCCGTGTACATGGACAAGGAGACCGCTAGGCAGTTCAGCCAGTCGTTGGATTCATCCTTTGAAGGAATTGGCGCAGAGGTGAGCATGGTCGACGGGAAAATTGTCATTGTGTCACCATTTAAGGATTCACCGGCAGAAAAGGCAGGAATCAAACCCAATGATCAAATCCTCAAGGTGGACGGTCAAAGTGTGGAAGGGCTTGATTTATATGAGGCAACATTAAAAATCCGTGGGGAAAAAGGTACAACAGTCAAGCTGCAGATTATGAGACAAGGGTTAAAGGATCCGATAACGGTCCAAGTTAAGCGTGATGAAATCCCGCAAATTACTGTTTATTCGAAGGTCAAAAAGCAGGAGGAGCAATCTGTCGGATATATCGAAATTACGTCTTTTTCAGAGGAGACGGCTGCTGAATTTAAAAAGCAGCTGAAGCAGCTTGAGAAAAAGAATATCGATGGACTTGTGATTGATGTACGTGGCAATCCGGGTGGTTTCCTCGAAAGCGTGCAGGAAATTCTGAAGGAATTTGTCACGAAGGAAAAGCCGTATATGCAGATTGAAAAGCGTAATGGTGAAAGAGAAAAGTATTTTACGACGTTAAATAAGGAAAAGACTTATCCGGTTGCGGTATTGATTGATAAAGGCAGCGCCTCAGCCTCGGAAATTATGGCAGGTGCTCTCCAGGAGGCAGAAGGGTTTACCTTAATCGGCGAGAAGACCTTTGGCAAAGGGACTGTGCAGCAGGCCGTTCCAATGGGCGATGGCAGCAATATAAAGCTGACCCTGTTTAAATGGCTGACACCGGAGGGAAATTGGATCCACAAAAAAGGCATCAAGCCGGATTTACAGGTCACCCAGACCGAGCTTTATCATACCCATCCATTGCAGCTGACAGAGCCATTAAAAAAGGATATGAACAATGAGCAGGTGAAAAATGCGCAGCAAATCCTCCTAAGCCTTGGCTATGAAACGGGCAGAAAGGATGGCTATTTTAACAAAGCGACCGAAACGGCCGTGAAGGCATTCCAGCAGGAAAATAAGCTGAGCGTAACCGGCATGATTGATGACAAAACGTCTGCTGCCCTTGAGCAGAAGGTGATGAAGGAATTGAAAAAGGAAAGCAATGACCTCCAATTACAGGCAGCGTTAAAATTTATCGCCCAAGCGGCAAAAAGAGAACCATAA
- a CDS encoding PDZ domain-containing protein, translating to MALDWGIELLKGVERLFLHPLFYYLLVVAAMLGISRVKRERKQFHVRVKNAYYELRQLLPLGFILGLSLSVVTIGAGLVIPMETIIFVALFTFLWSLTTNFRFLSPVYTVGFAFFTTLFFLSKKWSLPLIESHTPEWNPSILPSIAALLGLLIVAEGIFIFRNGRKGTSPKLIKGKRGMRVGVHEVKRLWMLPLFLIIPGEALQAPFEWWPVFSVGGQTYSILLVPFAIGYYQQIQGKLPVMAVKQTGKKIILFGVVITILSAAGYWYPLAAIVVTALAMIGREILSMRQRIVEDNLPFYFSMRNQGVMILGVIPDSPAEKMGLQVGEVVSKVNGVTVADEESFYDAMQKNRAHCKLEVLDVNDQIRFVQRALYEGDHYQLGILFVQDEKNWAEEDRVMKQQNDPTVINHFPE from the coding sequence TTGGCACTAGATTGGGGCATCGAGTTGTTAAAAGGAGTAGAAAGGCTCTTTCTACATCCGCTGTTTTATTATTTGTTGGTCGTTGCAGCTATGTTGGGAATCTCAAGAGTAAAGCGGGAACGCAAGCAATTCCATGTTCGTGTGAAAAATGCTTATTATGAATTACGACAGCTTTTACCGCTCGGATTCATCCTTGGTTTAAGCCTGTCTGTTGTAACCATTGGCGCCGGACTGGTGATTCCAATGGAAACGATTATTTTCGTTGCATTATTTACGTTTTTATGGAGCTTGACCACTAATTTTCGCTTTTTATCTCCGGTTTACACTGTTGGTTTTGCCTTTTTCACTACGCTGTTTTTTCTTAGTAAAAAATGGTCTCTTCCCCTTATTGAAAGTCATACGCCTGAGTGGAATCCATCCATTCTTCCTTCGATTGCCGCCTTGCTTGGTTTATTAATCGTGGCAGAGGGTATTTTTATTTTTCGAAATGGAAGGAAGGGCACGTCCCCTAAGCTGATCAAAGGGAAACGGGGAATGCGTGTCGGCGTACATGAAGTGAAGCGTCTATGGATGCTGCCTTTATTTTTGATTATTCCAGGTGAAGCCTTACAGGCACCCTTTGAATGGTGGCCGGTCTTTTCAGTCGGCGGTCAAACGTATTCCATTCTGCTTGTTCCGTTTGCCATCGGATACTACCAGCAGATTCAAGGGAAGCTGCCGGTCATGGCGGTTAAGCAGACCGGAAAAAAGATCATCCTATTCGGGGTTGTCATTACGATTCTCTCAGCAGCAGGATATTGGTATCCGCTTGCAGCGATTGTCGTTACCGCACTGGCGATGATTGGTCGCGAAATCTTATCGATGCGCCAGCGTATCGTCGAGGACAATCTCCCGTTTTATTTTTCAATGCGAAATCAAGGGGTCATGATCCTTGGTGTTATACCGGATTCACCGGCGGAGAAAATGGGTCTTCAGGTTGGTGAGGTTGTGTCAAAGGTGAATGGCGTGACGGTTGCAGACGAGGAAAGCTTCTATGATGCGATGCAAAAAAACCGGGCCCACTGTAAGCTAGAGGTGCTTGATGTAAACGATCAGATCCGCTTCGTGCAAAGAGCGCTCTATGAGGGTGACCATTACCAGCTCGGTATCCTCTTTGTTCAGGATGAGAAAAATTGGGCTGAGGAAGATAGGGTTATGAAACAGCAAAACGATCCGACAGTTATTAATCATTTCCCAGAATAA